In the Piscinibacter sp. XHJ-5 genome, one interval contains:
- a CDS encoding protein phosphatase CheZ — MKMEDSTTLAPPAPVGASPEVYEQIGHLTRLLHDTLQQLGVMPHLQIAADNLPDARSRLNYVAKKTGDAAEKVLNSVDQAKAEHEKIARETRAMAQSIVADPVRAVASGSVMNFVDDVEAATARIDQHLTDIMMAQDFHDLTGQVVAKVVKLAGDLEDSLVKLLIQVAPPDQVAKTPVVTEALNGPVVDPSTRTDVVSNQGEVDDLLASLGF; from the coding sequence ATGAAGATGGAAGACTCCACCACGCTCGCCCCGCCTGCCCCGGTAGGCGCCTCGCCCGAGGTGTACGAGCAGATCGGCCACCTGACCCGGCTGCTGCACGACACGCTGCAGCAGCTGGGCGTCATGCCGCACCTGCAGATCGCCGCCGACAACCTGCCCGACGCGCGCAGCCGCCTGAACTACGTTGCCAAGAAGACCGGCGACGCGGCCGAGAAGGTGCTGAACTCGGTCGATCAGGCCAAGGCCGAGCACGAGAAGATCGCGCGCGAGACCCGGGCCATGGCGCAATCCATCGTCGCCGATCCGGTGCGCGCGGTGGCCTCCGGCTCGGTGATGAACTTCGTCGACGACGTCGAGGCCGCCACGGCGCGCATCGACCAGCACCTGACCGACATCATGATGGCCCAGGACTTCCACGACCTCACCGGCCAGGTGGTGGCCAAGGTCGTCAAGCTGGCCGGGGATCTGGAGGACAGCCTGGTGAAGCTGCTGATCCAGGTGGCGCCACCGGATCAGGTGGCCAAGACGCCCGTGGTGACCGAAGCCCTCAACGGGCCGGTGGTCGATCCGTCGACGCGCACCGACGTGGTGTCGAACCAGGGCGAAGTGGACGATCTGCTGGCGAGCCTGGGGTTCTGA
- a CDS encoding alpha/beta hydrolase yields the protein MDQGPLFPGFVPHRISTEPAVEIHALVGGSGPPLLLLHGHPQTHAIWHRVAPALAERFTLVLADLRGYGDSSKPAGAADHVNYSKRVMARDMLRLMHSLGFQAFSVLAHDRGARLAHRLALDHAGAVRRLVLLDIAPTLAMYEQTTQAFARAYWHWFFLIQPAPLPERLIEADPAAYVRDVMGRRSAGLAPFDPRALAEYMRALSLPGTAHGICEDYRASAGIDLEHDRQDLANGRRLSMPVLALWGEHGVVHRCFQPLGEWQRVADDVRGEALPCGHYIAEEAPDLLVAKALPFLAGSSTPASGRGSG from the coding sequence ATGGACCAGGGACCGCTGTTTCCCGGCTTCGTGCCCCACCGCATCTCGACCGAGCCGGCGGTGGAGATCCACGCGCTCGTGGGCGGCAGCGGGCCGCCGCTGCTGCTGCTGCACGGCCATCCGCAGACCCATGCGATCTGGCACCGGGTGGCGCCGGCGCTGGCCGAGCGCTTCACGCTGGTCCTGGCCGACCTGCGCGGCTACGGCGACTCGTCCAAGCCCGCCGGTGCGGCAGACCATGTCAACTACAGCAAGCGGGTGATGGCGCGCGACATGCTGCGGCTGATGCACTCACTGGGCTTCCAGGCGTTCAGCGTGCTGGCCCACGACCGCGGCGCGCGGCTGGCGCATCGGCTGGCCCTGGACCATGCCGGCGCGGTCCGTCGCCTGGTCCTGCTCGACATCGCGCCGACGCTCGCCATGTACGAGCAGACGACGCAGGCGTTCGCGCGCGCGTACTGGCATTGGTTCTTCCTCATCCAGCCGGCGCCCTTGCCCGAACGCCTGATCGAGGCCGACCCGGCGGCGTATGTCCGCGACGTGATGGGCCGGCGCAGCGCCGGCCTCGCGCCATTCGATCCGCGGGCGCTGGCTGAATACATGCGCGCCCTTTCCCTGCCCGGCACGGCGCACGGCATCTGCGAGGACTACCGTGCCAGCGCCGGCATCGACCTCGAGCACGACCGGCAGGATCTGGCGAACGGACGACGGCTTTCGATGCCGGTGCTGGCGCTGTGGGGCGAGCACGGGGTGGTGCACCGCTGCTTCCAGCCGCTGGGCGAATGGCAGCGCGTGGCCGACGATGTGCGCGGGGAGGCCTTGCCGTGCGGGCACTACATCGCGGAGGAAGCGCCCGACCTGCTGGTGGCCAAGGCGTTGCCGTTTCTCGCGGGCTCTTCCACTCCCGCGAGCGGGAGAGGGTCGGGGTGA
- the cheY gene encoding chemotaxis response regulator CheY: MSTPPTDMKFLIVDDFSTMRRIVRGLLKEIGYNNAEEAEDGAVALNMLKNAKFDFVVSDINMPNMNGFELLAAVKKDESLKHLPVLMVTAEARKEDIVRAAQDGAAGYIVKPFTKATLEEKVQKIMQKLMAAA, translated from the coding sequence ATGAGCACCCCCCCGACCGACATGAAGTTCCTGATCGTCGACGACTTCTCGACGATGCGCCGCATCGTGCGCGGCCTGTTGAAGGAGATCGGCTACAACAACGCCGAGGAAGCCGAGGACGGCGCGGTCGCGCTGAACATGCTGAAGAACGCGAAGTTCGACTTCGTCGTCAGCGACATCAACATGCCGAACATGAACGGCTTCGAGCTGCTGGCCGCGGTGAAGAAGGACGAGAGCCTGAAGCACCTGCCGGTGCTGATGGTCACCGCCGAGGCGCGCAAGGAGGACATCGTGCGCGCCGCCCAGGACGGCGCGGCCGGCTACATCGTCAAGCCCTTCACCAAAGCGACGCTCGAGGAGAAGGTGCAGAAGATCATGCAGAAGCTCATGGCCGCGGCGTGA
- the motB gene encoding flagellar motor protein MotB — MAGDSKKLQPIIVKRIKKGGHGHHGGAWKIAYADFVTAMMAFFLLMWLLGSTTEGDKKGIADYFNSPLKVALMGGSGSGDSSHVIKGGGADLSRQGGQVKNGDTEKTRKTINLQAFKAAQRRAELERLQGLKNSFEGKLANNARLAALKSQIRLDMTADGLRIQIVDEQQRPMFSSGSATVQPYMRELLRLIGEVLTEVPNRLTLEGHTDAAAFSAGERGYSNWELSADRANASRRELVAGGLPDARVLRVQGLASSALLDRSDPLNPANRRISIIVMNRDAEDRFFGRPTEPVDVSDAAVGAEAEPSTSLPNSR, encoded by the coding sequence ATGGCCGGTGACTCCAAGAAGCTCCAGCCGATCATCGTCAAGCGCATCAAGAAAGGCGGCCACGGACACCACGGCGGCGCCTGGAAGATCGCCTACGCCGACTTCGTCACGGCGATGATGGCCTTCTTCCTGCTGATGTGGCTGCTCGGCTCCACCACCGAAGGCGACAAGAAGGGCATCGCCGACTACTTCAACTCGCCGCTCAAGGTCGCGCTGATGGGCGGCAGCGGCTCGGGCGATTCGTCGCACGTCATCAAGGGCGGCGGCGCGGACCTGTCGCGCCAGGGCGGCCAGGTGAAGAACGGCGACACCGAGAAGACGCGCAAGACCATCAACCTGCAGGCCTTCAAGGCGGCGCAGCGGCGGGCCGAGCTGGAGCGGCTGCAGGGGCTGAAGAACAGCTTCGAAGGCAAGCTCGCCAACAACGCCAGGCTGGCGGCGCTGAAGTCGCAGATCCGCCTTGACATGACGGCCGATGGCCTGCGCATCCAGATCGTCGACGAGCAGCAGCGGCCGATGTTCTCCAGCGGCAGCGCGACGGTGCAGCCCTACATGCGCGAGCTGCTGCGGCTGATCGGCGAAGTGCTCACCGAAGTGCCCAACCGCCTCACGCTCGAAGGCCACACCGACGCGGCGGCGTTCTCGGCCGGCGAGCGCGGCTACAGCAACTGGGAGCTGTCGGCCGACCGCGCCAACGCGTCGCGCCGCGAGCTGGTGGCTGGCGGCCTGCCCGACGCCCGCGTGCTGCGCGTGCAGGGCCTCGCCTCGAGCGCACTGCTCGACCGCAGCGACCCGTTGAATCCGGCCAACCGGCGCATCAGCATCATCGTGATGAACCGCGACGCCGAGGACCGCTTCTTCGGCCGTCCCACCGAGCCGGTGGATGTGTCGGACGCCGCAGTCGGCGCCGAAGCCGAGCCCTCAACTTCCCTTCCGAATTCCCGATAA